A stretch of DNA from Nitrospirota bacterium:
AAGCCCTTCTGGGGAATACCTCATAGAGGATTACCTTATAACATATATAACTGCAGGCAGGGACATCGTCAGGTTCTCCGATACCACCCTTGCCGAGGGGATTGTGCTGATAATGGCAGACCCAGACTTTGACATGGCAGAGGCACTGCCAAAGGCAAAAGGGGTTAAAAAGCCCTTGCCTCTTTTATCTAAAGAGGCATCCACATTAAGATTTCAAAGGCTTCCTGATACAAAGGAGGAGGCAGATGAAATACAAAAGACCCTGAGGACGAGATACACGGTATTTAATTATCAGGACAAAAAGGCAGTCGAGGAAATGCTTTTTGGCAATAAAACTCCACGCATCATTCATCTTGCCACACATGGGTTTTTCCTAAAAGATGTTGAGGTTAAAGAAGACGCACAGAGGCTTGGAATGCTCTCTGAGAGCTGGATTGGAAAAGAACCGCTATCAATAGAAAACCCGATGCTCCGTTCGGGAATAGTCTTTGCAGGAGCTAATACTTCCCTGAAGGAAGGAAAAGACGAGGGCATTGTGAGTGCCGAAAAAATATTAGGCTTGAGGCTCAATGGCACAGAGCTTGTCGTGCTTTCTGCATGCGATACAGGCACAGGGGATGTCAAAAAAGGCGAGGGAGTCTTTGGCTTGAAAAGGGCATTCATACTTGCTGGTGCAAAGACCCTGCTCATGAGCCTCTGGAGTGTTCCAAGTAAAGAGACAAAAGACATAATGATCGAGTTTTACACCTCGATGGCAAAAGGTAAGACAAAGGCCGAGGCACTGAGAGAGGCTAAATTAAATATGCTAAAGGGAGAAAATCCAAATCCATTTTTCTGGGCTCCATTTATACTCGTGGGGAAACCATAAACTTTAATGGGCAAACGAAAACCATATAGCTACATGATTGCAGTAGGAGTAGCAGTCCTTCTCCTCATAAGTTATAACTTATGGGAAGGCATCGAGCTAAAGGCATATGATTTCAGGCTTAGGACACTGGAATCCTTAAGCCTGAGTAAGGACACATACACAGGCAATGTGGTTATAGTTGGCATGGAGGAGGACTCCATGATTAAGGAAAAGCCTCTAATCTTCTGGTATCCTGACATCGGCTTATTCCTCGAGAGGATGAAAGACTATGGCGCCTCTGTCATAGGGATTGACCTCATAGCAGTGCATTCGCTTGGCGAAAAGATAAATTCCGCTTTTGAATCGGTAACCGACGAATCCGACAAACAGCACATAGGCTTTCTCAAAGATTTAGGCGAAAGACTCGATAACTCCCTTCTTAGGAATATCCTTTCAGCCTCAGAGAAGCTCTGCATCATACAGGCAGTGGCAGAGGGAACCGTGCCATACTATTTCCCCTCCATGGCATTCATGAAAAATGTCCATCCTGCCTCTGTTAGACTCACCCCGGATATAGACCATATCATAAGAAGGCAGAGGTTTCCCGAGGAAAACAAGACAGGTCATTTTGCCTATGCCATATACAACGCCATTGGAGGGAAAAAAGACCCAAGCGAGATAATGCTTAATTATTCCCTGAGAAAAAGCATCCCATATTATTCTTTTAAGGATGTTATGGAAGGCAAACTGACGAGGACCCTGTTTTCAGGGAAAACGGTTGTTCTTGGATACATGACCCGATACGAGGATGTTCATTCCACGCCCATTAAAGAGCGGATTTCAGGGACAATGCTGCATGCACTGACAGTCGAGACGATGCTAAGCGGCACATCCCCGAGGAATGTCCCTTTTGGTATCGATGCAGTCATACTCGTTGTCTTAACAGCAATGGGTTTAGCACTATCCTTGAGACTGAGACCTTTTTCAGCCATACTGGGAACACTCATCCTTATGGCAGGGTTTTTTTTGATAAACCTGAGTCTTTTTTATGCAGGCTATAGACTAACTCTTCTGCCTCATATCCTTTCTCCGCTCCTTGTGCTTACATTTATTTACCCATATAGATATATCGTAGAAGAAAGAAGCAGAAAAAAAATATATAAAACCTTCAGCTACTACATAGACAGAAAGGTCATAGATTCCCTCATAGAGAAAGACCCATCGGCACTTCTTAAGGGAGAATACAAGGACATCGCAATACTTTTCATTGACATCAGGGATTTCACCTCCATGTCCCAACAGCAGAAAGCCGAAAATATCGTAAGCCTTCTGAATGTATATTTTGGTAAAATAACCGATATAATCCAGAGACACAGTGGCTTTGTAAATAAGCTGATTGGAGACGGCATGATGGCTTTCTTTGGGACCGAGGAGCCTGTGGCTAATGCCCTCAGGGCATCAGTAGAAATCCTGAAGGAGACCGAGAGGATGAATAACAATGGGCTTACGGCATCCCATATCGGCAACTGGACACTCAACATCGGCATAGGCATTCATTACGGAAGGGTTGTTATGGGTAATATCGGCTCCGAAAAGAAAATGGACTTTACGATAATAGGCGACCCTGTAAACATAGCATCTCGAATAGAGGGGCTTACGAAACAGCTCCAAAGAAAACTGCTCCTGAGTGGCTTTGCATATGAGATGGTTAAAGAAGAATTTAGTTTCAAATACCTCGGAGACTTTACTGTTAAGGGCAGCCAAGAGCCCCTAAGCATATATACGATAGAAGAAATGGGTCATTGACCCAATAAGAGGAGGTTTTAGAAATGAAAAGGATTACTCTAATAGTCGTTTTCCTTCTTATGCCGCTCGTTGCCCATGGCAATGAGAAATTCGGCATGGTCTTTGATATCCAGGGCACTGTGGAGGTAAAGACCTCTGATGGAAGACTCATAAAATTAAGGAAAGACAGGCATGTCCTTTACCCAATAAAAGATGGAGACAGGATTAATGTCATGGCAGGCGGAAGGGTCGTAATAGTGTCCATTAAGGGAAAACAAGGCTATGAAATCCTATCCAACTCATCAGTAGAAATCACCGAAGGCAGGATAAGGACAATCAAAGGGACTGTAAATATAAAAGAAGGCTTTCATGCACCCGAGGAAGGTGCTGGCGGACAAATAGGAGCGGTTGTCTTAAGAAGTTCAATCAAAGAGCCCTGCATAAGGACAGTGTCACCTGTAAATACTTCGATTCTCGACCTGACCCCTGAGCTCGTATGGAGGCTCGACTGTAAGGGTATTAAGAAGGTCTCTGTTAGAATCCTTACTGGGAAAGATGTAATATTCAGCAGAGACACCGAGGTGAATTCCATGAAAGTCCCAGAAGGTATTCTCAAATACGGAGAGACCTACAGGTGGCTTGTGGATGGAGGACCTGTCGGCATATTTGGCGGAACATTCTTAATTCCCGAAGAACAGGAAGTCAAAAACATCAATGAGAAAATAGCCTCCCTAAAGGCAGGCAAAGACCTCTCGGAAAGGCTCTCTTATGTGTTTTACCTTCTCGGCAACGGGCTGAATGAGCATGCAAAATCCGAGATTGAACTTCTCGAAAGGGAGTTTCCTGAAAACGAATATATAAGGGAGCTGAAGAAATAAGATTTGATTGGGAGATACTATCTATGAGGGAACTAAAGATTGCATACTCTCCCTGTCCTAACGATACATTC
This window harbors:
- a CDS encoding adenylate/guanylate cyclase domain-containing protein, which produces MGKRKPYSYMIAVGVAVLLLISYNLWEGIELKAYDFRLRTLESLSLSKDTYTGNVVIVGMEEDSMIKEKPLIFWYPDIGLFLERMKDYGASVIGIDLIAVHSLGEKINSAFESVTDESDKQHIGFLKDLGERLDNSLLRNILSASEKLCIIQAVAEGTVPYYFPSMAFMKNVHPASVRLTPDIDHIIRRQRFPEENKTGHFAYAIYNAIGGKKDPSEIMLNYSLRKSIPYYSFKDVMEGKLTRTLFSGKTVVLGYMTRYEDVHSTPIKERISGTMLHALTVETMLSGTSPRNVPFGIDAVILVVLTAMGLALSLRLRPFSAILGTLILMAGFFLINLSLFYAGYRLTLLPHILSPLLVLTFIYPYRYIVEERSRKKIYKTFSYYIDRKVIDSLIEKDPSALLKGEYKDIAILFIDIRDFTSMSQQQKAENIVSLLNVYFGKITDIIQRHSGFVNKLIGDGMMAFFGTEEPVANALRASVEILKETERMNNNGLTASHIGNWTLNIGIGIHYGRVVMGNIGSEKKMDFTIIGDPVNIASRIEGLTKQLQRKLLLSGFAYEMVKEEFSFKYLGDFTVKGSQEPLSIYTIEEMGH